In a single window of the Terriglobus roseus genome:
- a CDS encoding GDP-L-fucose synthase family protein, with the protein MSGYMPVDAPIFIAGHRGLVGSAIGRELRRLGYTNLLTRSRAELDLLHADSVADFFLKERPKFVVLAAAKVGGILANNSYPADFIRQNLAIQSNIIEASYANGVDRLLFLGSSCIYPKMAPQPMPESCLLTGPLEPTNRPYALAKIAGIEMCWSFNRQYGTRYLAAMPTNLYGPNDNFDLNTSHVLPALMRKTAKAIAEGAPEVEVWGSGTPKRELLYSDDLAEACVYLLNLSQEKYSTLLRDDVPPLINIGTGEDVTIRELAETVARVLGFKGVLRFDPSRPDGTPRKLMDVSLIHALGWQHRVALEEGIKRTWEAVQSEIGN; encoded by the coding sequence ATGTCTGGATACATGCCGGTTGACGCACCGATTTTCATTGCGGGCCATCGCGGCCTGGTAGGTTCTGCGATTGGGCGTGAACTGCGAAGGCTGGGTTACACGAATCTGTTGACGCGGTCTCGTGCAGAGTTGGACCTGTTGCATGCTGACTCTGTTGCCGACTTCTTTTTGAAGGAGCGACCGAAGTTCGTCGTGCTGGCTGCGGCGAAGGTTGGCGGCATTCTGGCGAACAACAGCTATCCGGCAGATTTCATAAGGCAGAACCTGGCGATTCAGAGCAACATCATCGAAGCGAGCTACGCGAATGGCGTCGACCGCCTGTTGTTCCTTGGGTCGAGCTGTATCTATCCGAAGATGGCGCCACAGCCGATGCCGGAGAGCTGCCTGCTGACCGGGCCGCTGGAGCCCACCAACCGACCCTACGCGCTGGCAAAGATCGCCGGCATCGAGATGTGCTGGTCGTTCAATCGGCAGTACGGCACCCGTTACCTGGCGGCGATGCCGACCAACCTCTACGGGCCGAACGACAACTTCGACCTCAACACATCGCACGTCCTGCCCGCGCTGATGCGCAAGACGGCGAAGGCCATTGCAGAGGGTGCGCCAGAGGTCGAGGTGTGGGGCAGCGGAACGCCGAAGCGCGAACTGCTGTACTCCGACGACCTGGCCGAGGCATGCGTCTACCTGCTGAATCTGTCCCAGGAGAAGTACAGCACGCTGCTGCGTGACGACGTTCCGCCGCTGATCAATATCGGCACCGGCGAAGATGTAACGATTCGTGAATTGGCCGAAACTGTTGCTCGTGTCCTCGGGTTCAAAGGAGTGTTACGCTTCGATCCCTCCAGGCCAGACGGTACACCGCGAAAGCTGATGGACGTAAGCCTCATCCACGCGCTCGGCTGGCAACACCGCGTCGCCCTGGAAGAAGGGATCAAGCGTACGTGGGAGGCCGTCCAAAGTGAAATCGGAAACTGA
- a CDS encoding CAP domain-containing protein, whose product MTCAARAQLHTVAEQYLFQSINQERAAVGLPALKWSQPLTHAAQDHAVQMRAAGAISHQFRGEADLTERASSTGTRFSRVSENVATSISVLEMHTALMNSPHHRENILDAKVNSIGISVVQSGRQLWGVEDFARDVPELSYLQQEARVAQLVLRAGIANVEPSPEAREICRMSTGFAGDRPAFVMRYTASDLDRLPSQLTHRLKEGGVSSAAVGACSLSERTDFTSYNIAVVLYR is encoded by the coding sequence ATGACGTGTGCGGCCCGCGCACAGCTGCACACCGTAGCAGAACAGTACCTGTTTCAATCCATCAACCAGGAGCGTGCAGCTGTCGGTCTTCCTGCGCTGAAGTGGAGTCAACCGCTGACGCATGCGGCTCAAGATCACGCGGTCCAGATGCGCGCTGCCGGCGCCATCTCCCACCAGTTCAGAGGAGAGGCGGATCTTACCGAGCGCGCCTCTTCCACGGGAACCCGTTTCTCGCGCGTGTCCGAAAATGTTGCCACAAGCATCTCTGTCCTCGAGATGCACACCGCCTTAATGAATTCCCCGCATCACCGTGAAAATATCCTGGACGCAAAGGTCAACTCAATCGGCATTTCCGTCGTGCAGTCCGGTCGGCAGCTTTGGGGCGTGGAAGATTTTGCGCGAGATGTTCCTGAGCTCAGTTATCTGCAGCAGGAGGCCCGTGTGGCTCAACTGGTGCTGCGTGCCGGCATTGCCAATGTGGAGCCAAGCCCCGAAGCTCGCGAAATTTGCCGCATGTCCACAGGCTTCGCAGGCGATCGTCCCGCGTTTGTGATGCGCTATACCGCGAGCGATCTGGACCGGCTACCGTCGCAACTGACGCATCGCCTTAAAGAGGGGGGCGTAAGCAGCGCGGCTGTGGGCGCATGTTCTTTGTCAGAGAGAACTGACTTTACCAGTTACAACATTGCCGTGGTGCTCTACCGCTGA
- a CDS encoding PAS domain-containing protein has translation MDHLLIIALAEKLARSEHRSWLTQQAWMDSGGPARETLRERLRRRGGNPELLRTPVTQAADSSLSLAGDAALERLRMENERERQKLADLFEGAPVFIAVLGGPDHVFEMVNESYRELMGNRELIGKRVVDCVPEVAGTVWMDLLDHVYRTGQPRVERGARLSLAPAQGQPLEDKFVDYTYKARRESDGTISGIIALGVDTSLVQEVLQSTSASTFLLDEN, from the coding sequence ATGGACCATCTGCTGATCATTGCCCTGGCCGAAAAACTTGCCCGGTCGGAACATCGGAGTTGGTTGACGCAGCAGGCATGGATGGACAGCGGAGGACCTGCGCGCGAAACATTACGAGAGAGATTGCGGAGACGGGGCGGAAACCCCGAACTTCTTCGCACGCCAGTCACGCAAGCGGCAGATAGCTCGCTCTCTCTCGCTGGAGATGCTGCACTCGAACGGCTACGCATGGAGAACGAACGCGAGCGGCAGAAGTTGGCCGATCTGTTTGAAGGTGCGCCTGTTTTCATTGCGGTACTTGGCGGACCGGACCACGTCTTCGAGATGGTGAATGAGTCTTACCGGGAATTGATGGGAAACCGCGAACTAATTGGTAAGCGCGTCGTTGATTGTGTCCCTGAGGTGGCGGGGACGGTCTGGATGGATTTGCTGGATCATGTTTACCGGACCGGCCAACCGCGCGTTGAGCGCGGTGCTAGGCTATCGCTTGCCCCCGCCCAGGGGCAGCCTCTCGAAGATAAGTTCGTCGACTACACCTATAAGGCCCGTCGCGAATCTGACGGAACAATATCTGGGATCATCGCCCTGGGCGTCGACACCAGCCTTGTGCAAGAGGTGCTGCAAAGCACAAGTGCGAGCACGTTTCTGCTCGATGAAAACTAG
- a CDS encoding glycosyl hydrolase, with amino-acid sequence MGKFTGKYGVAAAALIFAAVGSGIALRAQDISALRKGFITPSNDAKPMMRWWWFGPAVTREEITREIDQMHAGGIGGFELASVYPLALDDPSKGIHNLRYASPEMVEMLRVAQEHGRALGMRVDLTLGSGWPFGGPHIPIDQAAAKLKVVAVPLRAPRPVMADGESLIAIYSATGTPEKWDAANAHREPLSFNGGGAPKASVAVYFILSHTKQMVKRASVGSEGYVLDHMSKQSIATHLAAVGEPLLKGFTGAPPYAIFSDSLEVYGSDWTPTLPQEFQRRRGYDLLDHLPELVQGGTPQAEAVRHDWGVTLSDLVRENYLQPMTTFAAEHGTKFRSQTYGEPAATLGDERVPQLPEGEGPQWSAFSFTRWTSSANHIFGNNVTSAETWTWLHAPVFRATPLDMKAEADRMFLEGVNQFIGHGWPYSAPGVQEPGWSLYAAAVFNAHNPWWPVMPQVTGYLQRVSWLLRQGEPSNDVAVLLPEDDAQAEFRPGHVSVTAEMQYHITPALMKSMLGAGYNVDYTDAKAIELKGLSYPVVVVPTTHRMPLALVQRLQTYAKGGGKIIFVGETPSTSPGLLEASESARVAAAVAQLLPMSQHVASEVELPNALHRALPPDMDVSASHGEVGFLHRKLKGADVYFIANTSNVAQVLKVSPRATRHAAEWWDAEKGGESSATLGAEITLPPYASRVLVLHDGAAVRTKETSLTAESRDPITLTGWHASFPGSAGSPAMPERAVASTVWTDDAATRFYSGEVRYTTTFTARALSKGQHLMLQFPDGKPLVNTRAPNLPGMRAWFDAPVRDAALVTVNGKLAGTLWHPPYELDLSPLLKDGDNTIEVRVFNTATNEMAGRPPVDYTALKAVYGDRFQMQDMDKIDAATSGMVGPVTLQYRSESK; translated from the coding sequence ATGGGAAAGTTCACGGGGAAGTATGGTGTCGCAGCGGCGGCTCTCATATTCGCGGCAGTCGGATCGGGAATCGCGCTCAGAGCGCAGGATATCTCTGCGTTGCGCAAGGGGTTCATCACTCCCTCGAACGATGCCAAACCCATGATGCGCTGGTGGTGGTTCGGGCCGGCTGTCACGCGGGAAGAGATCACGCGCGAGATTGACCAGATGCATGCAGGCGGCATCGGTGGCTTTGAGCTTGCATCGGTTTACCCGCTTGCGTTGGATGATCCTTCGAAGGGGATTCATAACCTTCGGTATGCATCGCCTGAGATGGTCGAGATGCTACGCGTGGCGCAGGAGCATGGCCGCGCCCTGGGCATGCGCGTCGACCTGACGCTGGGCAGCGGATGGCCCTTCGGCGGACCACATATTCCGATCGATCAGGCTGCCGCGAAGTTGAAAGTCGTCGCTGTGCCCCTGCGCGCGCCTCGACCGGTCATGGCGGATGGCGAGAGCTTGATTGCAATCTATTCGGCGACCGGGACGCCGGAAAAGTGGGATGCTGCAAACGCACATCGTGAACCGCTTAGCTTCAACGGAGGGGGCGCGCCGAAGGCGTCGGTGGCGGTGTACTTCATTCTGAGTCATACGAAGCAGATGGTGAAGCGTGCGTCGGTCGGCAGCGAAGGCTATGTGCTGGATCACATGTCGAAGCAGTCGATCGCGACCCATCTGGCAGCTGTGGGCGAACCGCTCTTGAAAGGGTTCACGGGGGCTCCGCCGTATGCCATTTTTTCCGATTCACTGGAAGTCTATGGCAGCGACTGGACGCCAACGCTGCCCCAGGAGTTTCAGCGCCGGCGTGGTTACGACCTTCTGGATCATCTGCCGGAGCTGGTGCAGGGCGGCACGCCGCAGGCTGAGGCCGTGCGGCACGACTGGGGTGTTACGCTCTCTGACCTGGTGCGCGAAAACTACCTGCAACCGATGACGACGTTCGCGGCCGAGCATGGCACAAAGTTCCGTTCGCAGACTTATGGCGAACCCGCGGCGACGCTTGGGGATGAACGTGTGCCGCAGTTACCCGAGGGTGAAGGTCCGCAATGGAGCGCGTTCTCGTTCACGCGTTGGACATCGTCGGCGAACCACATCTTCGGCAACAACGTGACATCCGCGGAGACTTGGACGTGGCTGCACGCGCCCGTCTTCCGCGCGACGCCATTAGACATGAAGGCCGAAGCCGACCGGATGTTCCTGGAGGGCGTTAACCAGTTTATCGGCCATGGCTGGCCCTACTCTGCGCCCGGTGTACAGGAACCCGGGTGGTCACTGTACGCGGCGGCTGTCTTCAATGCACACAACCCGTGGTGGCCCGTCATGCCGCAGGTAACGGGCTATCTGCAACGCGTGAGTTGGCTGCTGCGGCAGGGTGAGCCGTCCAACGACGTTGCCGTGCTGCTGCCTGAGGATGATGCGCAGGCGGAATTTCGCCCCGGCCATGTCTCTGTCACCGCCGAAATGCAGTATCACATCACGCCGGCCCTGATGAAGTCGATGCTGGGCGCGGGTTACAACGTCGACTACACCGATGCAAAGGCAATCGAGCTCAAGGGGCTTTCGTATCCCGTCGTGGTTGTACCCACAACCCATCGCATGCCGCTGGCATTGGTGCAGCGTCTGCAGACGTATGCCAAGGGCGGCGGCAAGATCATCTTTGTAGGCGAGACGCCTTCTACTTCGCCGGGACTACTGGAGGCGAGTGAGAGTGCGCGTGTCGCAGCAGCGGTGGCGCAGCTGCTACCCATGTCGCAGCACGTTGCGTCCGAGGTTGAACTGCCCAACGCGCTGCATCGCGCATTGCCACCGGACATGGATGTGAGTGCGAGTCATGGCGAGGTGGGCTTCCTGCACCGCAAACTGAAGGGCGCAGACGTTTACTTCATCGCGAACACCTCGAACGTCGCGCAGGTGCTGAAAGTTTCGCCGCGTGCTACGCGCCATGCAGCCGAGTGGTGGGATGCGGAGAAGGGCGGCGAGAGCAGCGCAACGCTCGGTGCGGAGATCACGTTACCGCCATATGCGTCCCGTGTGCTGGTGTTGCATGACGGCGCGGCTGTTCGCACAAAGGAGACTTCGCTCACTGCAGAGAGCCGCGATCCCATCACCCTTACTGGCTGGCATGCATCGTTCCCCGGTAGCGCGGGATCGCCCGCCATGCCGGAGCGAGCAGTCGCCAGCACCGTGTGGACTGATGATGCTGCGACCAGGTTCTACTCAGGCGAGGTTCGTTACACAACTACGTTCACGGCGCGTGCTCTCAGCAAAGGCCAGCACCTCATGCTGCAGTTCCCGGACGGCAAGCCGCTTGTGAACACAAGGGCGCCGAACTTACCGGGAATGCGTGCGTGGTTCGATGCTCCTGTGCGGGATGCGGCGCTGGTTACGGTGAACGGCAAATTGGCGGGAACGCTGTGGCATCCGCCGTATGAGCTGGACCTGTCGCCGTTGCTGAAAGATGGAGACAACACCATCGAGGTCCGCGTCTTTAACACGGCGACGAACGAGATGGCGGGCAGGCCGCCGGTCGATTACACGGCCTTGAAGGCGGTCTATGGCGATCGCTTCCAGATGCAGGACATGGATAAGATCGACGCCGCGACATCAGGCATGGTGGGGCCGGTGACGCTCCAGTATCGGAGCGAGTCAAAGTAG
- a CDS encoding nucleotidyltransferase domain-containing protein has translation MQAVHTAADLPGGNTGKVSFSPEFRLVLACLRFPFAEEESATIREAAAAVADWQLVLDVCHRHRVFGLLLRGLVTAGVHPPADISTALQRAAGTQARQSMMLALETMRLGKAFREADLQAVFLKGAALTALAFGDASLRHAKDVDLWVPQSQVSAAVELLQASGYTPQNPNTLSADHQHVWLRYGKSIDWHRGVAGVSLELHWRLTDLPLLRGDLPPAALQEVAIAPGATVTTLGGDTLLAYLCVHGASHGWGRLKWLADVYTLLPHDNPAAVVAVYERLKHMDAGRSVGQAMLLCHDLLLLDIGPLQHELEKDATLQFLRRSALRLLAGEGETKEVDAQRFGSTSVYLSRFLLGRGAGALLSELRTWTYRPDEMAESRLPRSLFFLFPIVRVSSWFASRIRHGGRTAP, from the coding sequence ATGCAGGCAGTTCACACAGCGGCTGATCTACCGGGAGGAAACACGGGCAAAGTCTCATTCTCGCCAGAGTTTCGGCTGGTGCTCGCTTGCCTGCGCTTCCCCTTCGCCGAGGAGGAGTCAGCAACTATCCGCGAAGCCGCAGCCGCCGTAGCAGACTGGCAACTTGTCCTTGATGTTTGTCACAGGCATCGTGTCTTTGGGCTGCTGCTCCGCGGGCTCGTGACAGCGGGAGTGCATCCACCCGCAGATATCAGCACCGCGTTGCAGCGCGCCGCAGGGACTCAGGCGCGCCAGTCCATGATGCTGGCACTTGAAACCATGCGACTGGGCAAGGCATTTCGCGAAGCTGATCTGCAGGCCGTCTTTCTGAAGGGAGCAGCGCTCACTGCGCTTGCCTTTGGCGATGCCAGCCTGCGTCATGCAAAGGATGTGGACCTGTGGGTACCGCAATCTCAGGTAAGTGCCGCGGTGGAACTCTTGCAGGCCTCCGGATATACGCCGCAGAATCCGAACACCCTCTCCGCGGATCACCAGCACGTGTGGCTGCGTTATGGAAAATCCATTGACTGGCATCGAGGCGTGGCCGGCGTGTCTCTGGAGCTTCACTGGCGTCTTACCGACCTGCCGCTTCTCCGAGGTGATCTGCCGCCGGCCGCACTCCAGGAGGTTGCGATTGCACCCGGAGCTACCGTTACAACGCTGGGCGGCGATACGCTACTCGCCTATCTCTGCGTTCATGGTGCCTCGCATGGCTGGGGCCGTTTAAAGTGGCTGGCAGACGTCTATACGCTGCTGCCGCATGACAACCCGGCTGCGGTCGTTGCAGTATATGAACGCTTGAAACACATGGACGCAGGCCGATCCGTGGGGCAAGCGATGCTGCTATGTCACGATTTACTCCTGCTCGACATCGGTCCCCTGCAGCATGAGCTGGAGAAGGACGCGACACTGCAGTTTCTTCGCCGATCTGCACTTCGTCTGCTCGCCGGGGAAGGCGAGACGAAGGAGGTGGACGCGCAGCGCTTCGGCAGCACGTCTGTTTATCTCTCGCGCTTCCTGCTGGGTCGCGGTGCGGGAGCCCTGCTTTCAGAACTTCGCACGTGGACCTACCGACCCGACGAGATGGCGGAATCGCGTCTCCCCCGTAGTCTGTTCTTCCTCTTCCCGATCGTTCGCGTCAGTTCCTGGTTTGCGTCCCGCATTCGGCATGGCGGCCGCACTGCACCTTAA
- a CDS encoding voltage-gated chloride channel family protein, giving the protein MSEERPVSPNHLFRYLWRWIPLAVMAGILAGSASALLLWSLNLATAVREDHRWLIALLPIAGLAVGLMYHYLGTSVEAGNNLILDEVHDPQRTLPVRMTPLILIGTFVTHLFGGSAGREGTAIQTGASLADQLSKPFRLSAEERRVLLMCGISAGFASVFGTPLAGAVFGLEVLMVGSVSYSALVPCVVAAFAGDLTTRAWHVSHTLYRVSEVPAISARGVLFAAIAGAIFGLVAMAFARTVHVIAARCKAMVTYSPLRPVLGGILVAAAVFAFGTTKYIGLGIPGIVAAFHGPQPPYDWAAKFLFTVVTLGTGFKGGEVTPLFFIGATLGNALAYVLPLPSSLLAGMGFVAVFAGAANTPVASTLMAVELFGAEAGAYAGIACVFSYLFSGSSGIYRSQRAGTAKVARDGAMEEDSLALEAKDDQIQGVRSQ; this is encoded by the coding sequence ATGTCCGAAGAACGTCCCGTCTCGCCCAATCACCTTTTTCGATATCTTTGGCGTTGGATCCCGCTTGCCGTAATGGCAGGGATTCTTGCTGGTTCGGCGTCAGCATTACTGCTGTGGTCGCTGAATCTTGCGACAGCGGTGCGCGAAGACCATCGCTGGCTCATCGCACTGCTGCCGATCGCAGGGCTTGCCGTCGGGCTGATGTATCACTACCTGGGCACCTCGGTCGAGGCCGGCAATAACCTCATCCTGGACGAGGTGCATGATCCGCAGCGCACCCTCCCCGTGCGCATGACGCCGCTGATTCTGATCGGCACGTTTGTCACACATCTCTTCGGCGGATCGGCCGGCCGCGAAGGCACTGCCATCCAGACAGGAGCCTCGCTCGCCGACCAGCTTTCCAAGCCATTCCGGCTCAGCGCAGAAGAGCGTCGAGTGCTGTTGATGTGCGGGATCAGTGCCGGCTTCGCTTCTGTCTTTGGTACACCATTGGCCGGGGCGGTCTTTGGGCTTGAAGTGTTGATGGTGGGATCGGTGAGCTACAGCGCCCTTGTGCCGTGCGTCGTTGCAGCCTTTGCTGGAGACCTGACCACACGAGCCTGGCATGTCTCACACACCCTGTATCGCGTTAGCGAAGTGCCTGCAATCTCGGCGCGTGGCGTGCTCTTCGCAGCCATTGCGGGCGCAATCTTCGGTCTTGTCGCGATGGCATTTGCGCGTACCGTCCATGTCATCGCGGCCCGCTGCAAAGCGATGGTCACTTACAGTCCGTTGCGGCCCGTGCTGGGCGGCATCCTTGTCGCGGCCGCCGTCTTTGCGTTTGGTACGACGAAGTACATCGGACTGGGCATACCAGGCATCGTCGCAGCCTTCCATGGCCCTCAGCCACCTTACGATTGGGCCGCAAAGTTCCTGTTCACCGTGGTGACGCTTGGTACCGGTTTCAAGGGGGGCGAGGTGACACCGCTCTTCTTCATCGGCGCAACGCTGGGCAATGCGCTTGCGTACGTACTGCCACTGCCGTCTTCGTTGCTGGCTGGCATGGGCTTTGTCGCGGTCTTCGCGGGAGCAGCCAACACGCCCGTTGCCTCGACACTCATGGCAGTCGAACTATTCGGCGCAGAAGCGGGCGCGTACGCCGGCATCGCTTGCGTCTTCAGTTACCTGTTCTCAGGCAGTAGCGGCATCTATCGATCGCAGCGCGCGGGCACTGCTAAGGTTGCGCGTGACGGAGCAATGGAAGAGGACTCACTTGCGCTCGAAGCGAAGGATGACCAGATACAGGGCGTACGTTCCCAGTGA
- a CDS encoding heavy metal translocating P-type ATPase, whose amino-acid sequence MSALPEEIAEAKHRDPVCGMMVLPSKAAGSAEHSGERYYFCGKGCLAKFVADPMKYLAPKPVAAPTAADAGTEYICPMDPEVSQLGPGTCPKCGMALEPAVVSLATKTEYTCPMHPEIVRAEPGNCPKCGMALEPREVVAMEDNPELRDMQRRFWIALAMAVPLLGVMFSEMLPSMSLQRAFSVRTLAWIEFVIATPAVLWCGWPFFVRGWQSVKNRSGNMFTLIALGASVAYIDSVAATIAPVLFPASVRDMHGAVPLYYEPAVVIIALVLLGQVLELRARSQTGSALRSLLQLAPRTALRVTDCGHEKEIALDAVKVGDRLRVRPGEKVPVDGVVLEGSSAVDESMVSGEPMPVAKAAGDNVIGGTVNGTGGFVMKAERIGTETLLAQIVSMVAAAQRTRAPIQRLADRVAAYFVPAVLLISIVTFLAWYLLGPTPRLAHAIVNAIAVLIVACPCALGLATPMAIMVGTGRGAGAGVLVRNAEALEKLASVNTLLIDKTGTLTEGKPRVTAIIPAAGFTEDDIVRLAASVERSSEHPLAAALIAEAGQRKIALQPAESFDNIPGMGVRGDVGGRDIAVGNAALMQSLAIDASSLQAAFAAHQSAAETVVILARDGKAAGLLCIADAVRISAADVVRELKTSGVRVVMVTGDQEATAAAVAKALDIEYVAGVLPAGKADVVTRYKVMGRTVAMAGDGVNDAPALATADVGIAMATGTDVAMESAGIVLLHGDLRAVLRARRLSQATVQNIRQNLFFAFAYNIIGVPVAAGVLYPFFGFLLSPMIAAAAMSLSSVSVIGNALRLRSAKL is encoded by the coding sequence TTGAGCGCGTTACCGGAAGAGATCGCCGAAGCGAAGCACCGAGATCCTGTGTGCGGGATGATGGTGCTGCCGTCGAAGGCTGCGGGCTCTGCGGAGCATAGCGGCGAACGCTACTACTTCTGCGGCAAGGGCTGCCTCGCGAAGTTCGTGGCCGATCCAATGAAGTATCTTGCACCGAAGCCAGTAGCTGCTCCAACAGCGGCCGATGCAGGCACCGAGTACATCTGTCCCATGGACCCTGAGGTCAGCCAGTTGGGCCCGGGCACTTGCCCGAAGTGCGGCATGGCGCTTGAACCCGCAGTGGTTTCGTTAGCCACAAAGACCGAGTACACCTGTCCCATGCACCCTGAGATCGTGCGCGCCGAGCCTGGTAATTGCCCAAAGTGCGGCATGGCGCTGGAGCCGCGCGAGGTGGTCGCCATGGAGGACAATCCAGAACTGCGTGACATGCAACGGCGCTTCTGGATCGCCCTCGCGATGGCTGTCCCGCTGCTCGGCGTGATGTTCTCCGAGATGCTGCCGTCGATGTCTCTGCAGCGTGCGTTCTCAGTGCGTACGCTCGCATGGATTGAGTTCGTCATCGCAACACCCGCTGTGCTCTGGTGCGGATGGCCGTTCTTCGTACGCGGCTGGCAGTCCGTAAAGAACCGCAGCGGAAACATGTTCACGCTGATCGCACTGGGGGCAAGTGTTGCTTACATCGATAGCGTTGCTGCAACCATTGCGCCGGTACTCTTCCCTGCTTCCGTGCGCGACATGCACGGCGCAGTACCGCTGTACTATGAGCCGGCGGTGGTGATCATCGCACTGGTGCTGTTAGGCCAGGTGCTGGAATTGAGAGCTCGCAGCCAGACAGGGTCGGCATTGCGATCGCTGCTGCAACTTGCGCCTCGCACTGCTTTGCGCGTCACTGACTGCGGCCACGAAAAAGAGATTGCACTGGACGCTGTCAAAGTCGGCGATCGTCTACGTGTGCGCCCAGGTGAGAAGGTTCCTGTTGACGGCGTGGTTCTGGAAGGCTCGAGCGCTGTGGATGAATCCATGGTGAGCGGTGAGCCAATGCCAGTGGCGAAGGCAGCTGGAGACAATGTCATCGGTGGCACGGTGAACGGCACTGGCGGGTTCGTGATGAAGGCGGAGCGCATCGGTACTGAGACGCTGCTGGCACAGATCGTCTCCATGGTCGCAGCAGCACAGCGCACGCGTGCGCCGATTCAACGGCTCGCGGATCGCGTCGCCGCGTACTTCGTACCGGCCGTACTCCTGATCAGCATCGTGACCTTCCTGGCCTGGTATCTGCTCGGGCCAACGCCACGACTGGCGCACGCCATCGTGAATGCGATTGCGGTCCTGATTGTGGCTTGCCCATGCGCGCTAGGCCTGGCGACACCGATGGCCATAATGGTCGGCACGGGCCGCGGAGCAGGCGCAGGCGTACTGGTACGTAACGCCGAGGCACTGGAGAAGCTTGCCTCCGTCAATACACTGCTGATCGATAAGACTGGAACATTGACCGAGGGCAAGCCACGCGTCACCGCCATCATCCCTGCGGCCGGCTTCACTGAAGACGACATCGTACGACTGGCCGCAAGCGTCGAGCGATCGAGCGAACACCCGTTAGCCGCAGCGTTGATCGCCGAGGCAGGACAGAGAAAGATCGCGCTGCAGCCTGCTGAAAGCTTCGATAACATTCCTGGCATGGGCGTACGAGGGGATGTTGGCGGCAGAGACATTGCCGTTGGCAATGCAGCACTGATGCAGTCGCTCGCGATCGATGCGTCGTCATTGCAGGCTGCATTCGCGGCACATCAATCTGCTGCGGAGACGGTTGTCATCCTTGCTCGCGACGGCAAGGCAGCAGGTCTCTTATGCATCGCGGATGCAGTTCGCATCTCGGCTGCAGATGTTGTGCGTGAGTTGAAGACATCGGGCGTGCGTGTAGTGATGGTGACGGGGGATCAGGAAGCAACCGCTGCGGCAGTCGCGAAGGCCTTGGACATTGAGTACGTAGCAGGCGTTCTACCCGCAGGCAAAGCGGATGTCGTCACACGTTACAAGGTTATGGGGCGCACCGTTGCAATGGCCGGCGATGGCGTGAATGATGCGCCCGCGCTCGCGACTGCAGACGTCGGCATCGCGATGGCAACAGGGACCGATGTTGCGATGGAATCAGCGGGCATCGTACTGCTGCATGGCGATCTACGAGCTGTCTTGCGTGCGCGTCGACTAAGCCAGGCAACCGTGCAAAACATCCGGCAGAATCTCTTCTTTGCCTTCGCCTACAACATCATCGGCGTTCCCGTCGCGGCGGGCGTGCTCTACCCGTTCTTCGGTTTCCTGCTGAGTCCAATGATCGCGGCTGCGGCTATGAGCCTGAGCTCTGTGTCAGTGATAGGGAATGCGCTTCGATTGCGATCCGCGAAGCTCTAG